GGCCGCCGCCGCCGGCTGCCCCACGGTGGCCCTGTTCGGCACCGACGCCGACGGCATCGGTGCCAGCCCCCGGGATCTGTGGGCCCCCCGGGCTGACCACGTCTGGGTCAGCCGCAGCCGGCAGCGCTGCGGCGGCTGCCTCCAGGTGCGCTTCGAGAACCCCGCCTGCCCGCTGGAGCATCACGCCTGCATGGACGGCCTGCCGCCCGATGTGGTGTGGCCCCTGGTCCAGCAGGCCTGGCAGCGGAACGGGACCCGGAACGGAGCCCCCTGCGGAAGGCCCGGCTGAGCGCCGCCGGGGTGCCCAGCGCACCTCGGCCATCCGTCGGGGTGCTTTCGGCCGTCACTCAGGCTGCTTGCCCGCCATCAGGGTTTCGATCTTGCGGATCCGCTGCAGGGTGGTCTGCCACACCTCCAGCTGGAAGGCCCGCTTCCCCTCACCCGCCGCCACCGCCCGGCGGCAGTCCTCCACCAGGGCCTCCAGGTCTTCGCGGCGCTCGAAGGCTTCCCAGAGCTGGCGCTCGATCCGGGCCCGCTCGATGAAGTTCCAGCGCTGCAGCCACGACATGGGTAGGGATCGGTGTGGTCCCAGTTAAGCCAGCGGGGGAGGGCGGCCGGGGATGGGACACTGGGAGCCCACGAGCCCGACGGGGGAGCCGCGCGTGAAGGCCATCAGCGTTCTGGGCTCCACCGGGTCCATCGGCACCCAGACGCTGGAGATCGCCGAGGAGTTCCCCGACCGCTTCCAGGTGGTGGCCCTCACCGCCGGCAACAACCTGGATCTGCTGGTGGAGCAGATCCTGCGCCATGCCCCGGAGGTGGTGGCCCTGGCCGATGCCGCCCGCCTCGGCGAGCTGGCCAGGCGCCTGGCCGACCTGGAACCGGCCCGGCGTCCGGCCCGTCTTCCCGAGCTGCTGGGGGGCTCCGACGGTCTCTGCGCCGCCGCGGCCTGGGCCAGCGCCGATCTGGTGGTGACGGGGATCGTCGGCTGCGCCGGCCTGCTGCCCACCCTGGCGGCGATCCGCGCCGGCAAGGACCTGGCCCTGGCCAACAAGGAGACCCTGATCGCCGCCGGCCCGGTGGTGCTGCCCGAACTGCAGCGCAGCGGCAGCCGGCTGCTGCCCGCCGACTCCGAACACTCGGCCCTTTTCCAGTGCCTGCAGGGCACCCCCTGGGCGGACACCGCCCGCCTCTCCACCGGCGTGCCGACCCCGGGCCTGCGGCGGATCCAGCTCACCGCCTCCGGCGGCGCCTTCCGCGACTGGCCCGCCGCCGATCTGGCCAAGGCCACGGTGGCCGATGCCACCAGCCACCCCAACTGGAGCATGGGGCGCAAGATCACGGTGGATTCCGCCACCCTGATGAACAAGGGGCTGGAGGTGATCGAGGCCCACTACCTGTTCGGCCTCGACTACGACCACATCGAGATCGTCATCCACCCCCAGAGCATCATCCACTCGATGGTGGAGCTGGCCGATTCCTCGGTGCTGGCCCAGCTGGGCTGGCCCGACATGAAGCTGCCCCTCCTCTACTGCCTCAGCTGGCCGGAGCGGCTGGAGACCCCCTGGCGCCGCCTCGATCTCACCGCCGTGGGCCAGCTCACCTTCCGCGCCCCCGACCGGGAGAAGTACCCCTGCATGGCGCTGGCCTACGCCGCCGGCCGTGCCGGCGGCACCATGCCGGCCGTGCTCAACGCCGCCAACGAGCAGGCGGTGGCCCTGTTCCTGGAGGAGGCGATTCCCTTCCTGGCCATCCCCGAGCTGATCGAGCGCGTCTGCGACCGCCACCGCAGCGATCACCACAGCTCGCCCTCCCTCGACGACGTGCTGGCAGTGGATGGCTGGGCCCGCCAGGCCACCCGCGAGGCCGCCGCCGCGCTCCGCAGCCATCCGGCGCCGGCCCTGCCGGCGTGAACGGGGTCCAGCACCACCTGCTGCTCTGCGCCACCCCCACCAAGGCGCTCTGCGGCGATCCGGCCGTGGGTACGGCGAGCTGGAACCGGCTCAAACAGCTGGTGCGGGACCTGGGGCTGGAGGACCCCGCCCGGCCCCAGGGAGTGGTGCTTCGCACCAAGGCCGACTGCCTGCGCGTCTGCTGCCAGGGGCCGGTGCTGCTCCTCTGGCCGGAGGGGATCACCTACGGGGGCGTCACCCCCGAGCGGATCGAGCGGATCGTGCATGAGCACGTGGTCGGCGGGGTGCCGATCGAGGAATGGATCGTGCGGCGCACCCCCTTCAGCCGTCCCCTTCCCCCCGGCTGAGGCGGCGCAGCCAGGCCACCGCCAGCCGGTCGGCCCAGCAGGCGGCGGGCCCGTCGCCGGGGGCATGGAAGCCGTTGTGGCCGCCCCTGGGCGTGATCACGATCCGGGGCGCCAGCCGGGGCGCCGCGAGGTTCTCGCCGCTGGTGGCGGCCGCCAGGTGGCGCAGCGGTCCGACCGGGACCCAGGGGTCGTCGCCGGCATGGAGCAGCAGGGTGGGGGGCAGGGGCCGGCCCGCGATCAGGGGCGCTAGGGGGCTGGCGGCGTCGTAGTAGGCGGCCACCGAGGCGAAACCCCAGCGCGGGGCGGTGATAGCCGCATCGAAGGCCCGGATCGTGCGGGCCCGACCGGGCCCCGCCAGCGCCCGGCGTTCAGCCTCCTGCAGCCCGCCCGGATCGGCCAGGGTCTGCTCCCGCAGGCGCTGCATCAGCCAGCGCTGGTACACCCGGTTGCGGCGGCGCTCGAACTGGACGGCGCAGACATGGAGATCCAGCGGGCTGCTGACGCAGACCAGGCCATCGAACGCCAGCCCCGCCAGGCTGCCGTTGAGCAGCACCGTGCCGCCCAGGGAGATGCCGGCGCCGAACAGGGGCCGGTCGGCGGCCAGCTGCCGGGCCAGGGCCACGGCAGGACGCAGATCCTCGCTGCAGCAGGCGCAGTAGGTGCCCCGGGCGAGCGGCCGACCCCGGCCGGCCCCCCGCAGGTTGAGCCGCAGCACGGCGAACCCCTCGGCAACCAGGGCCAGGGCCAGCCGGCGCGGGCCGGGGCCGTCGCTGGAGCCCCCCAGCCCATGCAGCACCAGCACCAGGGCGGCCGGCTCAGCGCCGGCGGGGCGGTCCAGCAGCCCCATCAGCTGACCGCCATCAGCCAGGGGGATGGTCAGCGGCTCGGCGTGATCAGGGGGGAAGCGCAGGGGACGCAGGGTGTCCCGCAGGGTCTGCAGATCCCCCCCGATCCAGGGGGAGCGCTGGCGGAAGGGGGCCAGGCCGAGGTGGTCGGGGAGCTGGGACACGGCACGGGCCCCAGGGTCAGGCCGCCACCTTCACCTTGCCCACACCCATCGCCCGCAGCTCGCTGAGCAGGCCGTTGAGCACCGCCTTGGCATCCCCGAACACCATGGCGGTCTGGGGCATCTCGAACAGGGCGTTGTTGATGCCGGCGTAGCCCGCACCGAGGCTGCGCTTGACCACGAACACCTGGCGCGCCTGGTCCACCTCCAGCACGGGCATGCCGTACAGGGGGCTGGTGGGGTCGTTCTTGGCCTGGGGATTCACCACGTCGTTGGCCCCCAGCACGATGACCACGTCGGTGCGCGGGAACTCGGGGTTGACCAGGTCCATCTCCAGCAGCTGCTCGTAGGGAACGTCGGCCTCGGCCAGCAGCACGTTCATGTGGCCGGGCATGCGTCCCGCCACCGGGTGGATGGCGTAGCTCACCTCCACCCCATGGCTCTCGAGCAGCTTGGCCAGCTCCCGCAGGGAATGCTGGGCCTGGGCCACGGCCAGGCCGTAGCCCGGCACGAACACCACCCGTTCGGCCTGCTCCAGGGCCATGGCGCATTCCTCGGCGCTGCAGCTGGTGATGCGGGTGTAGCCCGCCTCGCTGCCGCCGCCGCCCACGGCGCCGGCGCTGGCCCCGAGGGCACCGCCGAAGAGCACCGACACCAGGGAGCGGTTCATGGCGGTGCACATCACCTGGGTGAGGATCAGCCCCGCAGCCCCCACCATGGCGCCGGCCACGATCAGCAGCTGGCTACCCACCACGAAACCGGCCGCCGCCGCCGCCACCCCGGAATAGGAGTTGAGCAGGGAGATGACCACCGGCATGTCGGCCCCGCCGATGGGCAGGGTGACGCCGATGCCCAGCAGGGTGGAGCCCCCGATCAGCAGCCACAGGGGCAGGCCGCCCGGATCGCCCGGCAGCAGCAGGGCCGACACCAGGCAGAGCACCGCCAGGGAGATGTTGACGCCGTGGCGCAGGCGGCTCTGGGTCCAGCCTGGGGTGTCCAGCCAGCCCTGGAGCTTGGCCATGGCCACGATCGAGCCGCTGAAGGTGATGGCGCCGACGAACACCGACACGGCGATCGACACCAGGGCAACGATGTCGGCGTCACCCGTGTCGAAGATGGCCACGCCCATGGCCACCAGCAGGGAGGCCATGCCGCCGCAGCCGTTGAACAGGGCCACCGTTTCCGGCATGGCGGTCATCGGCACCCGGCGGGCGGTGACCAGACCGGCCAGACCCCCGGCGGCGCTGCCGGCGGCGATCCACAGCCAGGCGATCGGATCGGGCCGGATCTGGATCAGCAGGCCGACCACGGCCAGCCCCATGGCCAGGGCGGCCAGGCCGTTGGCCCCGCGGGCCGAGCTCACCTTGGAGAGGCCCTTGATGCCGAGGGCGAGCAGGAGAACGGCCGCCAGGTCGATGCCGGCGGCGAAAGCATCCATGGAGAATGTCATCGGCTGTCGCCTTTGCGGCGGAACATGGCGAGCATGCGATCGGTGACGAGGAAGCCACCGATCACGTTGTAGAGGGCGAAGCCCAGGGAGAGGGCTCCGATCACCAGCAGGGCCGTGTTGTCCCCGGCCTGCTGGATGAGGGTGAGGGAGGCAAGCACGGTGATGCCGCTGATGGCGTTGGCCCCCGACATCAGGGGGGTGTGCAGGGTGGGGGGCACCTTGCCGATCAGTTCCAGCCCCAGCAGGCTGCCCAGCAGGAGCACCCAGAGGGACTGCGTCAGGAGGCTCATGAACGGGCTCCGATGGGGGACAGGCCGGCGGGCTGGACGATGTCGTCCCGGCGGCAGACGCCGGCGTGGGTGAAGAGGCAGCCGTCGAGGATCGGATCCTCCGGATCCAGCCGGAAGCCGTCCTCCCCGAGCACATGCTCGATGAGGGCGGCGATGTTGCGGGCGTAGAGGGCGCTGGCGTGGTTGGGCACGGTGCTGGGCAGGCCATCGGCCCCGATCAGCAGCACACCCCGGCGCTCCACCGTGGCCCCGGGGATCGTGCCAAAGCAGTTACCCCCCTGGGCCACGGCCAGATCGACGACCACGGCGCCGGGCCGCATGCCGTCGAGCATGGCCTCGCTGATCAGGCGGGGGGCCGGCCGGCCGGGCACCAGGGCCGTGCAGATCACCATGTCGGCCAGGGCCAGCTGGTCGGCCAGCTGCTGGCGCTGGGCCGCCAGGAACGCCTCGCTGGCCTGGCGGGCGTAGCCCCCCACCTCGGCTGGGGCCTCCTCCAGTTCCGGGGGGTCGATGAAGCGCCCGCCGAGGGACTCCACCTGCTCCTTCACCGCCGGCCGCACGTCCGAGACGTAGACCACGCCGCCCAGGCGACGGGCGGTGGCCAGGGCCTGCAGACCGGCAACGCCGGCCCCCAGGATCAGCACCCGGGAGGGCTGGATCGTGCCCGCCGCCGTCATCAGCATCGGCACATAGCGATCGAGGGCCGCCGCCGCCAGCAGCACCGCCTTGTAGCCGGCGATGTTGGCCTGGGAGGAGAGCACATCCATCGATTGGGCCCGGGTGATCCGCGGCAGCAGCTCGAGGGCGATGGCCGAGGCCCGCCGGTCGTTGAGGGTGTCGACCAGGTCCGTGGCGCCGTAGGGGGCCAGCAGCCCCACCAGGAGGGCCCCGGCCTGGAGGCGGGCCAGCGCCTCCGGACGCGGGGGCTGGACGCAGAGCACGGCATTGGCCGTCTCCCAGTCCCTGGCCTCCCCGTCCCACAGCGCGGCGCCCACGGCGGCGTAGTCGGCGTCCAGGAAGCCGGCCGCCTGGCCAGCCCCCCGCTCCACCTGCAGGGTCGCCCCCTTGGCCACCAGCCGCCTGACCGTCTCGGGGGTCGCGGCGACCCTCCGCTCACCGGGAGCCGTCTCCCTGGGAATCAGCAATTTGACCAACGCCAGGCCACCCACACTTCTTCCGCGATAGACAGACCCGCCGGTGACGGCAAGCAAGCGGACGCCAATGTGCGGACACGCCCACCCGGACCTGGACGGCCCAGCAGAATCGTGGAATGGCGCCACCGTCCTTCGATCTGGGTCTGCGCCGCCATGCCGGGGCTCCCGGCCCCTCCCCATCCTCCGGCGGCCCCGAACCGCGGGCCTGGCAGCGGCGCCTGATCCAGCTGCTCCGGGCCCGGCTCGTGGCGGCCAACCCCGGCGGCCAGGACGTGCTCCTCCACGCCGGGCCCGGTGCCGGCAAGACCCTGGGGGCCCTGCTCGCCTTCCGACAGCTGCAGCGGGAAGGGCGGCTGGAGCGGTTCGTGGTCTTCTCCCACCGCAGCGCCATCGGCCGCCAGTGGGTCAACGCCGCCGCCCGCCTCGGCCTGGACCTGCGGGAGTGGGACGCCCCGGGGGGTGCCCCCCCGCCCGCCGCCGGCCAGGGGCTGCTGCTGAGCTACCAGGGGGCGGCCCTGCACCGCCATCGCCTGGAGGGGGAGCTGGGCCGCCTGCTGGCGGGCCGGCCCTGGCTGGCGATCGCCGACGAAGTGCACCACCTGGGCCTCGATCCCCTGGAGCCGGAGGCCACGGCCTGGGGCCACGCCTTCAGCAGCCTCAGCGGGGGCGCGCGGCTGCGGCTGGGGCTGACCGGCACCCCCTTCCGTGCCGACAACCTGGGATTCTGCGCCGCTCGCCGGATCCGGATGCACGACCAGGACGGGCCGGCCGAGCGGATCATCCCGGACCTCTGCGTCGAGCCCCGGGCCCTGATCGCCGCCGGCGACGTGCGGCCCCTGGAGTTCCGCTTTCAGGACGGCTGGGTGGAACACGGTCGCCCGGAGGACGGCCACGAACGCGAGACGTCCCCCCTGTCGGCGGAGCAGCGGGAGAGCTGGCGGGCCCGCAACCTGCGTCGGGCCATCCGGCCAGGGGATCGGGGCGGGATCGCCCTGCGGCTGCTGCTCCAGGCCCGCCGCCGCCTGGAGCGGGTGCGGCTGGAGCACCCGGGGGCCGGCGGGCTGGTGGTGGCCCGCGACATCGGCCACGCCGGCACCATCGCCGACCTGCTGGCCCAGGAGGGGGACAGGGTGCACCTGGTCCACTCCCAGGATCCCGAGGCGGCCCAGCACCTGGCGGCGTTCCAGGCCGGGGAGGCCGACTGGCTGGTGAGCATCGACATGTGCGCCGAAGGCTTCGATGCGCCGCGGCTGCGGGTGGTGGCTTACCTCACCACCGTGGTCACCCGCAGCCGCTTCGTGCAGGCGATCACCAGGGCCGTGCGCATGGACGGGGATCGCTCCGGTCAGGAATCCATCCCACGGCGGCCGTCCTATGTGTTCGCACCGGCCGATCCCCTGCTGATCGGCTACGCCCGGGGCTGGACGGTGAGCGAGCCCTACGTGATCCGCCCACGCCCGCCGGCGCTGGCCACCGCCGGGGGCAGCGCGCCGGGCAGCGACGAGCGCCTGCCGCTGCAGGCCCTGGCGGATGATGCCGGGCGCATGATCAGCGTCAGCGGTCCGGTGCTGCCGAACATCCGGCGCCGATCGGCCTGACGCCGCGGATCGGCTTCCATTTGGCTTCGATTCGCCTGTTGCAGCCAGGTTTCCTGCAACGATGTGACAACCAACACCGTCGTTGCGCCCACGAGCCGCCAACGTGGGCACCACAGGACATCCACCGAGATCACCCCGATGGACAGGCCACGAGACGACGCCAGCGATCACGACAGTTCTTCCGATACCCCCCTCGATGCGGCCGTGCATCGTCGTCTGACCGTCGCCGTCTGCTGGGCCTTGGCTCGGCGTGCCGCCCTCGACGGCCGCGAACTCTTCGAGGACAGCTACGCCATCAACGAGGAGTTCCGTGAATGGCTCCTCACCCTCGAGGACCACCCCGAGCTGCTGCAGGCCAATGTGCTCATGGTGCCGAGGGACCTGCACCTCGGCCGCCGTCCGGAAACGGACGGACTGCTGGAAATCTGAGGGTTCTGGAGATCTGAAGTTTCCAGAGCCTTGATCTACCCGGAGCTCTGGAGTCTCCAGAACTCATGTGGCCGGGCTCAGCGGCGCCGGGGACCGCCCGGACGGTTGCCGCCGGGCCGGGGGCCGGTGGCACCGGCATTGCGTTCCCGGTAAGTGATGCGTCCCCGGGTCAGGTCGTAGGGACTGATCTCGACCAGTACCTTGTCACCGGCGAGAAGCTTGATGCGGAACTTGGTGAGCTTGCCCGCCGCCCGGCACAGGCACTGGTGACCGGCAGGCTGCTCGAGGGTGACGAGGTAGAACCCGTTGCCCTGCTCCTTTTCGATCACACCGGACGTTTCGATCATGCGGGACGGCTGGCCTGTGGATAACAACAGACCACCAGCTTAGGCGCCGACCGCGCCCTACCCCAGCTCCCGTCCCACGCCGGCCGTCCTGGAGCGATAGGGTCAGCCCGCCTGTCGCTCCCGGCTCCCCATGATCCTTCCCCCCATCGCGATGGATCTGGGCCTGCTGCTGATCTCGATCGGCGTGGTCAACCTCTGGCGGGCACGGGAA
This genomic stretch from Cyanobium gracile PCC 6307 harbors:
- a CDS encoding YheT family hydrolase; its protein translation is MSQLPDHLGLAPFRQRSPWIGGDLQTLRDTLRPLRFPPDHAEPLTIPLADGGQLMGLLDRPAGAEPAALVLVLHGLGGSSDGPGPRRLALALVAEGFAVLRLNLRGAGRGRPLARGTYCACCSEDLRPAVALARQLAADRPLFGAGISLGGTVLLNGSLAGLAFDGLVCVSSPLDLHVCAVQFERRRNRVYQRWLMQRLREQTLADPGGLQEAERRALAGPGRARTIRAFDAAITAPRWGFASVAAYYDAASPLAPLIAGRPLPPTLLLHAGDDPWVPVGPLRHLAAATSGENLAAPRLAPRIVITPRGGHNGFHAPGDGPAACWADRLAVAWLRRLSRGEGDG
- a CDS encoding NAD(P)(+) transhydrogenase (Re/Si-specific) subunit beta, whose protein sequence is MDAFAAGIDLAAVLLLALGIKGLSKVSSARGANGLAALAMGLAVVGLLIQIRPDPIAWLWIAAGSAAGGLAGLVTARRVPMTAMPETVALFNGCGGMASLLVAMGVAIFDTGDADIVALVSIAVSVFVGAITFSGSIVAMAKLQGWLDTPGWTQSRLRHGVNISLAVLCLVSALLLPGDPGGLPLWLLIGGSTLLGIGVTLPIGGADMPVVISLLNSYSGVAAAAAGFVVGSQLLIVAGAMVGAAGLILTQVMCTAMNRSLVSVLFGGALGASAGAVGGGGSEAGYTRITSCSAEECAMALEQAERVVFVPGYGLAVAQAQHSLRELAKLLESHGVEVSYAIHPVAGRMPGHMNVLLAEADVPYEQLLEMDLVNPEFPRTDVVIVLGANDVVNPQAKNDPTSPLYGMPVLEVDQARQVFVVKRSLGAGYAGINNALFEMPQTAMVFGDAKAVLNGLLSELRAMGVGKVKVAA
- the infA gene encoding translation initiation factor IF-1; this encodes MIETSGVIEKEQGNGFYLVTLEQPAGHQCLCRAAGKLTKFRIKLLAGDKVLVEISPYDLTRGRITYRERNAGATGPRPGGNRPGGPRRR
- a CDS encoding 1-deoxy-D-xylulose-5-phosphate reductoisomerase — encoded protein: MKAISVLGSTGSIGTQTLEIAEEFPDRFQVVALTAGNNLDLLVEQILRHAPEVVALADAARLGELARRLADLEPARRPARLPELLGGSDGLCAAAAWASADLVVTGIVGCAGLLPTLAAIRAGKDLALANKETLIAAGPVVLPELQRSGSRLLPADSEHSALFQCLQGTPWADTARLSTGVPTPGLRRIQLTASGGAFRDWPAADLAKATVADATSHPNWSMGRKITVDSATLMNKGLEVIEAHYLFGLDYDHIEIVIHPQSIIHSMVELADSSVLAQLGWPDMKLPLLYCLSWPERLETPWRRLDLTAVGQLTFRAPDREKYPCMALAYAAGRAGGTMPAVLNAANEQAVALFLEEAIPFLAIPELIERVCDRHRSDHHSSPSLDDVLAVDGWARQATREAAAALRSHPAPALPA
- a CDS encoding DEAD/DEAH box helicase, which encodes MAPPSFDLGLRRHAGAPGPSPSSGGPEPRAWQRRLIQLLRARLVAANPGGQDVLLHAGPGAGKTLGALLAFRQLQREGRLERFVVFSHRSAIGRQWVNAAARLGLDLREWDAPGGAPPPAAGQGLLLSYQGAALHRHRLEGELGRLLAGRPWLAIADEVHHLGLDPLEPEATAWGHAFSSLSGGARLRLGLTGTPFRADNLGFCAARRIRMHDQDGPAERIIPDLCVEPRALIAAGDVRPLEFRFQDGWVEHGRPEDGHERETSPLSAEQRESWRARNLRRAIRPGDRGGIALRLLLQARRRLERVRLEHPGAGGLVVARDIGHAGTIADLLAQEGDRVHLVHSQDPEAAQHLAAFQAGEADWLVSIDMCAEGFDAPRLRVVAYLTTVVTRSRFVQAITRAVRMDGDRSGQESIPRRPSYVFAPADPLLIGYARGWTVSEPYVIRPRPPALATAGGSAPGSDERLPLQALADDAGRMISVSGPVLPNIRRRSA
- a CDS encoding NAD(P) transhydrogenase subunit alpha, with amino-acid sequence MSLLTQSLWVLLLGSLLGLELIGKVPPTLHTPLMSGANAISGITVLASLTLIQQAGDNTALLVIGALSLGFALYNVIGGFLVTDRMLAMFRRKGDSR
- a CDS encoding NAD(P) transhydrogenase subunit alpha, with the translated sequence MVKLLIPRETAPGERRVAATPETVRRLVAKGATLQVERGAGQAAGFLDADYAAVGAALWDGEARDWETANAVLCVQPPRPEALARLQAGALLVGLLAPYGATDLVDTLNDRRASAIALELLPRITRAQSMDVLSSQANIAGYKAVLLAAAALDRYVPMLMTAAGTIQPSRVLILGAGVAGLQALATARRLGGVVYVSDVRPAVKEQVESLGGRFIDPPELEEAPAEVGGYARQASEAFLAAQRQQLADQLALADMVICTALVPGRPAPRLISEAMLDGMRPGAVVVDLAVAQGGNCFGTIPGATVERRGVLLIGADGLPSTVPNHASALYARNIAALIEHVLGEDGFRLDPEDPILDGCLFTHAGVCRRDDIVQPAGLSPIGARS
- a CDS encoding (2Fe-2S) ferredoxin domain-containing protein, translating into MNGVQHHLLLCATPTKALCGDPAVGTASWNRLKQLVRDLGLEDPARPQGVVLRTKADCLRVCCQGPVLLLWPEGITYGGVTPERIERIVHEHVVGGVPIEEWIVRRTPFSRPLPPG